In the genome of Cupriavidus malaysiensis, one region contains:
- a CDS encoding aldo/keto reductase, whose amino-acid sequence MEHRKLGKIEVSAIGLGCMGLSQAYGVQDEAASIRTLHRAIDLGVTSFDTAEVYGPYRNEILLGKALKTYRERVVIATKFGFTYSRDRTDFGEITGTDGRPENAKAVAEASLKRLQTDVIDLYYLHRVDPAVPIEDSVGAMADLVTEGKVRMIGLSEVSAETLRRAHAIHPIAALQSEYSLWTRDVETNGVLEVCRELGITFVPFSPLGRGFLTGKVPAAAELEPGDLRHSLPRFQPGHIEANRRLVTVIEEIAAAKGASAAQVALAWVLAQGNDIVPIPGAKRIAHLEQNAAAVDLALTAGECAQLEATFTPENISGGRYPDVFEAMAQK is encoded by the coding sequence ATGGAGCATCGCAAGCTCGGAAAAATTGAGGTCTCGGCCATTGGCCTGGGCTGCATGGGGCTGAGCCAGGCCTATGGTGTGCAAGATGAGGCGGCTTCGATCCGGACGCTACATCGGGCGATCGATCTCGGCGTCACCTCGTTCGATACCGCTGAGGTCTACGGCCCGTACCGCAACGAAATCCTTTTGGGCAAGGCGCTCAAGACTTATCGCGAGCGGGTGGTCATCGCGACGAAGTTCGGCTTCACCTACAGCCGCGATCGAACCGATTTCGGCGAGATCACGGGAACGGATGGCAGGCCTGAGAACGCCAAGGCTGTAGCCGAGGCCTCGCTGAAGCGGCTTCAGACCGATGTGATCGATCTGTATTACCTGCACCGCGTGGATCCAGCGGTGCCGATAGAGGATAGCGTCGGCGCGATGGCCGATCTCGTGACAGAGGGCAAGGTGCGCATGATCGGCCTTTCCGAAGTCTCTGCCGAGACGCTGCGCCGCGCTCATGCCATCCATCCGATCGCTGCCCTGCAGAGCGAATACTCTCTCTGGACCCGTGATGTCGAAACGAACGGCGTTCTTGAGGTCTGCCGAGAGCTAGGTATCACCTTCGTCCCGTTCAGCCCGTTGGGGCGCGGCTTCCTGACCGGCAAAGTGCCCGCCGCAGCCGAACTGGAGCCGGGAGATCTCAGACACAGCCTGCCGCGCTTCCAGCCTGGCCACATCGAGGCGAACCGGCGACTGGTCACGGTGATCGAGGAAATCGCAGCGGCAAAGGGGGCAAGCGCTGCGCAAGTCGCCCTCGCCTGGGTGCTGGCACAGGGGAACGATATCGTGCCTATTCCAGGTGCGAAGCGCATCGCGCATCTGGAGCAGAATGCCGCGGCTGTCGATCTCGCTCTGACCGCGGGGGAGTGCGCGCAGTTGGAGGCGACATTTACTCCCGAGAACATCTCGGGTGGCCGGTACCCCGACGTGTTCGAGGCGATGGCGCAGAAATAA
- a CDS encoding alpha/beta fold hydrolase → MRKLFAAVVLLLAITQPAQAQVKPYPPGFRHQNIQTDGATLFVRVGGSGPAVVLLHGFGDTGDMWAPLAAELARTHTVVVPDLRGMGLSSHPEGGYDKRTQAADIRSVLTQLKIDQSDVVGHDIGTMVAYAYAARYPDKTTRLIVMDAPVPGVPPWEQIVRMPALWHFSFGGPDAERLVKGRERIYLDRFWNEFAGDASKIDEATRVHYARIYAKPGAMHSAFAQFLSIPQDAEDNQKSLATKLPMPVLAIGGEKSFGQNEAIVMRNAASNVQELVIPDAGHWLMEEQPHATVGAVVKFLAP, encoded by the coding sequence ATGCGAAAACTGTTTGCCGCCGTCGTCCTCTTGCTTGCCATCACCCAGCCTGCGCAAGCCCAGGTGAAGCCGTATCCGCCAGGATTCCGTCACCAGAATATCCAGACCGACGGGGCTACCCTGTTTGTGCGCGTCGGCGGCAGCGGGCCGGCGGTGGTATTGCTGCACGGCTTCGGCGATACCGGCGATATGTGGGCACCCCTGGCCGCCGAATTGGCTCGCACGCATACCGTGGTGGTTCCGGATCTGCGCGGCATGGGACTGTCATCACACCCCGAAGGCGGCTATGACAAGCGCACACAGGCGGCCGACATCCGCTCGGTGCTGACGCAATTGAAAATCGACCAGTCCGATGTGGTCGGCCACGACATCGGCACCATGGTGGCCTATGCCTATGCGGCGCGCTATCCGGACAAGACGACGCGCCTGATCGTGATGGACGCTCCGGTGCCGGGGGTGCCGCCGTGGGAACAGATCGTCCGCATGCCCGCCCTCTGGCATTTCTCTTTCGGCGGCCCGGATGCGGAGCGGCTGGTGAAAGGCCGGGAGCGGATCTACCTGGACAGGTTCTGGAATGAATTCGCAGGGGATGCCTCGAAGATCGACGAGGCGACGCGGGTTCACTATGCCCGGATCTATGCGAAGCCGGGCGCCATGCATTCTGCCTTTGCGCAATTCTTGTCGATTCCGCAGGACGCCGAGGATAATCAGAAATCGCTGGCCACCAAGCTGCCCATGCCGGTGCTGGCAATCGGCGGTGAAAAGTCCTTTGGCCAGAACGAGGCGATCGTCATGCGCAATGCCGCCAGCAATGTGCAGGAACTGGTGATTCCCGATGCCGGCCATTGGCTGATGGAGGAGCAGCCGCACGCCACGGTGGGCGCGGTGGTGAAGTTCCTCGCGCCATAG
- a CDS encoding sensor domain-containing diguanylate cyclase, with protein sequence MHLTLDLGTIILLHITSLMAGAAAILHSRKRTARRIGLGRLAIALITLAIGAVLAAFGERAALPLWLWTHLSLVLGTVAYPLLWDGMRRLSGRRRSLYWIVILVPAAWFALGIVSGFPLVDARRASVFHLTAVTFLAASAVEIWLDRHNEPLPARRPLAACLLVSALIYAVRLVCIVFDIPSAFDFATAFFLQIFVNFWIALLVVTLVRERREAGLQLAADTDALTGVGNRRWFLARLPAAPLANSALAILDVDHFKQINDRFGHPVGDHVLGSVARAVRDALREGDVLARFGGEEFVLFLPNVDAQGARAVAERLRHRIETMSVVIDGARISVTVSIGVAWSGQKGGTWDAWIQTADTACYAAKGAGRNLVKTSVV encoded by the coding sequence ATGCACCTGACTTTGGATCTGGGCACCATTATTCTCCTGCACATTACCTCGTTGATGGCAGGCGCTGCGGCAATCCTGCATAGCCGCAAGCGTACCGCCCGGCGCATCGGCTTAGGGCGCCTCGCCATTGCCTTGATTACCTTGGCAATCGGTGCAGTACTGGCCGCATTCGGAGAACGTGCCGCATTACCGCTCTGGCTGTGGACGCATTTGAGCCTGGTCCTGGGCACGGTCGCCTATCCGCTGCTCTGGGACGGCATGCGGCGCCTGAGCGGCCGCCGCCGCAGCCTTTACTGGATTGTCATACTCGTGCCGGCGGCATGGTTCGCCCTTGGCATCGTCTCAGGATTCCCGCTCGTCGATGCTCGACGGGCAAGCGTCTTTCACCTGACCGCAGTGACATTCCTGGCGGCTTCGGCAGTCGAGATATGGCTGGACCGGCATAACGAGCCCCTGCCTGCGCGCCGTCCGCTGGCTGCGTGCCTGCTGGTGAGTGCGCTGATCTATGCGGTGCGCCTCGTCTGCATCGTTTTCGATATTCCATCGGCATTTGACTTTGCCACGGCTTTTTTTCTTCAGATTTTCGTCAATTTCTGGATTGCGCTGCTGGTGGTGACACTGGTGCGGGAGCGGCGCGAGGCGGGCCTTCAACTGGCAGCCGACACCGATGCGCTGACCGGCGTCGGCAACCGCCGGTGGTTCCTCGCGCGCCTTCCCGCAGCACCGCTGGCAAACAGCGCTCTGGCGATCCTGGACGTGGATCACTTCAAGCAGATCAACGACAGGTTTGGCCATCCTGTGGGTGACCATGTGCTGGGGTCGGTTGCCAGAGCGGTCCGGGATGCGCTGCGGGAGGGAGATGTCCTGGCGCGATTCGGCGGCGAGGAGTTCGTGCTCTTTCTTCCGAATGTCGATGCGCAAGGCGCCAGGGCGGTCGCCGAGCGGCTGCGCCATCGAATCGAAACCATGTCGGTTGTCATCGATGGCGCGCGCATCAGTGTCACCGTCAGTATCGGTGTGGCCTGGAGCGGCCAGAAAGGCGGCACCTGGGATGCCTGGATACAGACGGCGGACACGGCTTGTTATGCGGCGAAGGGCGCCGGGCGCAACCTTGTGAAGACGAGCGTCGTGTAG
- a CDS encoding anion transporter, producing MTATIVGIFLLVYLGMILGGLPFFQLDRTGVALLGAIALIGVDAVPLEAAAGSIHLPTIILLFSFMVVSAQMRLGGFYDWATQRFAAWSYRPAGLLAALMLGVAALSAVFSNDIVCLAVTPVLIEACQRRRLDPVPYLLGLACSANIGSAATLIGNPQNMLIGQTLRLPFFGYIAEAAIPVGLGLLAAWALITWQVRGRWEGAAPAPATPAGTSDGVADGAADRGNGVPLDRWQTAKGLMVAAVLLIAFLVGPWPREQVALIGAGVLLLSRKMHSTRTLGLVDWELLVLFMALFVVNHAIQQSGVASQVIGDLARAGLHLDQLAPLFGATFVLSNLVSNVPAVMLLLPLAHHEMAGPLLALVSSLSGNLLIAGSISNIIVVDAAARRNVRIDWRRHARIGIPVTLATLAISALYLTVRVSFLTS from the coding sequence ATGACTGCCACCATCGTAGGAATCTTTCTGCTTGTCTACCTGGGGATGATTCTCGGCGGGCTGCCGTTCTTTCAACTGGATCGGACGGGCGTGGCATTGCTTGGCGCGATTGCCTTGATCGGCGTTGACGCAGTGCCCCTGGAGGCCGCAGCAGGCTCCATTCACCTGCCGACCATCATTTTGCTGTTCTCCTTCATGGTGGTGTCCGCGCAGATGCGCCTCGGCGGCTTCTACGACTGGGCCACACAGCGGTTCGCTGCGTGGTCTTATCGGCCGGCCGGTCTGCTCGCGGCGCTGATGCTCGGTGTCGCGGCACTATCAGCGGTATTCAGCAACGATATCGTTTGCCTGGCCGTGACGCCGGTGCTGATCGAAGCCTGTCAGCGACGGCGCCTGGATCCGGTGCCCTATCTCCTGGGCCTGGCCTGCTCGGCCAATATCGGCTCCGCGGCCACCTTGATCGGCAACCCGCAGAACATGCTGATCGGACAGACCCTGCGCCTGCCGTTCTTCGGCTATATCGCCGAGGCGGCGATCCCGGTGGGCCTTGGCCTGCTTGCCGCGTGGGCGCTGATCACCTGGCAGGTGAGAGGCCGATGGGAGGGGGCCGCGCCGGCGCCCGCCACCCCGGCGGGAACGTCCGATGGTGTGGCCGATGGTGCGGCCGATCGCGGCAACGGCGTGCCGCTCGATCGCTGGCAGACGGCGAAGGGCCTGATGGTTGCCGCGGTGCTGTTGATCGCCTTCCTGGTTGGCCCATGGCCGCGCGAGCAAGTGGCACTGATCGGCGCAGGCGTGCTGCTCCTGAGCAGGAAGATGCACTCCACGCGAACGCTCGGCCTGGTGGACTGGGAACTCCTGGTCCTGTTCATGGCGCTCTTCGTCGTCAACCATGCCATTCAGCAGTCCGGCGTGGCGTCACAAGTCATCGGCGATCTCGCGCGTGCAGGGCTGCATCTCGACCAGCTGGCCCCGCTGTTCGGGGCAACCTTTGTGCTGTCGAACCTTGTCTCCAACGTGCCGGCTGTCATGTTGCTGCTGCCGTTGGCACACCACGAGATGGCCGGGCCGCTGCTGGCACTGGTGAGCTCGCTGTCGGGCAATCTGCTGATCGCCGGCAGTATCTCGAACATCATCGTGGTGGATGCCGCGGCCAGGCGGAACGTCCGCATCGATTGGCGTCGTCATGCCAGGATTGGTATTCCAGTCACGCTCGCGACGCTGGCGATCTCCGCGCTCTACCTGACGGTACGGGTAAGCTTTCTCACTTCCTGA